The DNA segment AGGAAGTCCGTTGATGCCGGCCGCGCGCGCAAGCAATGGCACGGGCTTGCGCGTGCGCTCCTCGCGTACGGCGCAGAGGTATGCGTAATCGAACCGCATCAGGGGTTGAGCGGTCTCGTCTATCCCGCCAATGCGGGCTTCCTGTATCCGCTGGGCGACGCGCCTGCGGAAGACAGGATTTTTTATCTCGCCAACCTGCTGCCGACGCGCGCCCGCGAGCGCGAGGTCTATCGGCCTTTCCTCGAGTCGATAGGTTATCGATGCGGCGCGATGACGGCGCGCTTCGAGGGCGAGGCCGATTTCTTCCCCGCCGGAAGCTTTATGCTTTTCACCTACGGGAGCGTCGAACGCCAGCGCTTCGTTCCGCGCCTGGGGATTCCGCCCTGGCGGCGCGTCTATGGCTTCCGCTCGGACGCAGGCGCCGCCCAGGAACTCCGACTGATCGCGAAAGAACATCCGATAATCGAGCTCGAGCTGTGCCTGGAGGCGCACTATCACGGCGACACGGTGCTCTGCTCGTTCGGCCCGCGCCGCGAGTATCTCCTCGCCTATATGGAGGGGATGACGCCTGCGTCCCGCGAGCGTCTGCGCGCCGAGTTTCGCGGCAACCTGATCGAGCTGGCGGAGGCCGACGCCGCGCTCTACGCGGCCAACTCATACCAGGTTGACCACGACGGCAGGTTCTTTCTGTTCATGCCCGCAGGCATTAGCGATGCGCTGATCGCCAAGGTACATGACCGCGATGTCGAGCCGGTGCTGGTCGATGTGAGCGAATTTCTGGCCAAGGGCGGCG comes from the Candidatus Binataceae bacterium genome and includes:
- a CDS encoding arginine deiminase-related protein, with the protein product MPRTVLMGDPTYFSVLGGANPHTRNVLGIRKSVDAGRARKQWHGLARALLAYGAEVCVIEPHQGLSGLVYPANAGFLYPLGDAPAEDRIFYLANLLPTRAREREVYRPFLESIGYRCGAMTARFEGEADFFPAGSFMLFTYGSVERQRFVPRLGIPPWRRVYGFRSDAGAAQELRLIAKEHPIIELELCLEAHYHGDTVLCSFGPRREYLLAYMEGMTPASRERLRAEFRGNLIELAEADAALYAANSYQVDHDGRFFLFMPAGISDALIAKVHDRDVEPVLVDVSEFLAKGGGSVKCMILDLGLRERQPAEPAAIEFRAKRSYQQVFPNPPAV